A stretch of the Theileria equi strain WA chromosome 1, complete sequence genome encodes the following:
- a CDS encoding hypothetical protein (encoded by transcript BEWA_022220A), with translation MILYTKLLCKHLRASRPVDRRTFSSLGEYIDSADVEEAESKSDRLIPHIFRWGVGNRHVAQSKNRYRPTHKERNTTVSIRANYFELDLTFEKCKIVYDETNEHWEVLWHEHGKLNGKPFPIKKYGIEASKIEAISFAKTLNERLKSQPDPDDLEQDIHGNIASSQGVEKGVTFDRILQSWVGLGRVGTRPTARAFSADYHGYENAKHMAKTFKNE, from the exons ATGATCCTTTACACGAAGCTTCTGTGTAAACATTTGAGGGCGTCAAGGCCGGTCGATAGGCGCACGTTCAGCTCTTTGGGGGAATACATTGACAGCGCCGACGTAGAGGAGGCGGAGTCCAAAAGCGATCGGTTAATCCCGCACATTTTCCGTTGGGGAGTTGGTAACAGACACGTCGCTCAGTCAAAGAACAG GTACCGACCTACTCACAAGGAGAGGAATACGACAGTGTCAATTAGAGCGAATTACTTTGAGTTGGACCTGACGTTCGAAAAGTGTAAGATCGTCTACGACGAGACGAATGAACACTGGGAAGTGCTCTGGCATGAACACGGGAAATTAAACGGAAAACCGTTCCCTATCAAAAAGTATGGAATAGAAGCCTCAAAGATCGAGGCAATCTCATTCGCAAAAACGCTAAAT GAACGACTAAAATCGCAGCCAGATCCGGACGATTTGGAACAAGATATTCACGGAAACATCGCAAGTAGTCAAGGTGTAGAGAAAGGAGTGACATTTGATCGCATATTACAGTCCTGGGTTGGACTAGGAAGGGTCGGTACGAGACCAACGGCGAGAGCATTTTCCGCCGATTACCATGGATACGAAAATGCCAAGCATATGGCAAAGACATTTAAGAATGAGTAA
- a CDS encoding hypothetical protein (encoded by transcript BEWA_022200A), giving the protein MEIAKIILFTVIYRTLLIVDECNGENTRVFSNSRGGSYASKRDSNDLVLDIGEKIHPEGIMVEHDGDDMAFTRVHTVKEPFKILEITYGDDVVWKANGNDSWCESVSTHFLNKFPLVAMVYLKTKKGKMTTELFSMQGGNWVSSEDRKSIKPAKIELSGSKDDSNKIAEIQVQRSILRDDLLFGNMVHVHEYDEKTFRKSKTAVLDISDVDHGALDITVHTAGKFTFYELSPKVGHSLEKIVEGTNLVSDFKPGEKCVKLWHFPETNVASVVRLVIANSRKFYHKVLVKYGRTWEPVGLDVFHSMIEESEDEHVVFDATREDVRSKFFVTNGKPAAVPYTVYTPNLQIKAVGVYHSGAQIWRARPNEYCICIMVDYGKIPSYISITVLDLKGVKDLFFVRAGAIWKNVEHNAYPSKHKLHVYSFFYNANITYICRRMIEELNKDRIIEYHPRGGASQLRTHYDYRFYKNASFNTSVFTLDVREEGFIKRVKCTSKEGTFPTRLFYGKDIIWETRSPNEYCSAAVVYFIDVFPEFATIHVSRPELNEVLRRQRKDGKWVTIYKDDYKELLENLGETDIESIKSSAKDDELVDAEFEDDRLNVFLEDSSVFKAEKNSEYGITYIKYTPGGGFKLPVLYSEDKVVRVHISSDSYCSEVIIYFDENGPKLALVHINDSDVEVSVYHENASGIWKSITAQKYKQKFDEMKKSPGVPEEITGPQSWLFSAPSADESESFGDSVPRKADSSLNKPTQRVVPFTRRGRPRTTPRQPIEDIIDLKEELSHRYVDIKQDGDYNMFTRVFNAMDILKVVRVMDGGKNIWKATEHEESCFKITADYLGRIPMFVTLYIKSSNDGTIVKSLSIKGDQWVVMDSNQPTVKIKHRIDKCKAMSKSEEIGSLFTQNSVLHDEYLLISSSSDDMGRSFLYTKDSAVLNLEDIDTNVFIVTSYGDDTNKTYKIIPNTRYTIYMIVDGHKDVWGSDQGDTCVAVWYFSSRKHDPMVRVLIVNSKKFYHKIFRKFHSKWTQICLDTYYLSYEKKDELNNFDINIREPSTAYYVVDGRRYGVPYRLFLMSAHVKLTRIVDGKSTIWHSNTGEYCIDFIINYGKSVTYITATILRKKGALVIFFIKDGGKWATMDEKYYLDRYKLYSYDSVSESEIRSQELLTLQKTGPVTLYLDDVDTSIFTEEQLMDGDISCFKYICKSGTQISKIVSYNDVIWEVLSEDDYCTETTVHFYEMEPQFVHLEYKDSKNSSINVYRLREYGSWVPAMPIRYESLLHEFKNDIERVELNIVDVDEEVFNLSSVTRGSASRQVISMKPNYRLDSVCYGTNRFWKSESGEYCKRAFVYLEGKYPHLCSLIISRFNESETLYFRNINLNFEPVKKYEYDEILEDMKAGKFLPKAKSESDGLNTRDKASIHSEAYDCTLNILDLLDNKMVESTAMYLDSVYTTLLFPKKSTNIVRIIEEHDVIWESKNQEKCVYVMCHHHNNNIYLIDVLKETPSELKHKFFWKTPTDSWKKLDTDYGKKLGNSRVSIVSNDRPILNIRSSKNYKCKLVEFDYHGLPAQIHIPQRVCVNQIVDNGTVVFKGTWERCIMVMHHTYGTNEFLYLVTLNNFDALKIHYYLKRADSWKSVDSIEYNQLLSMLIQSKKENEPSHNTSHMDTGALGPKVQSSTSYTGDPAITVDLSQTNVVNEVCSYDVKKDLKIYVKRSVEGNDFYRYTHKLDGERRPFTLFSLMFGEHKTSGIGRINGITTLSVFYWKFAPDVPLLIEMKKVDGRAFYYSNVGDSYKWKRIEEDNSKLQSAQIIGTLRKLSKKLNGSLSGDTSDTVITTSHTETSYKALFPGYTLYSKTYPADVLSAQCDEELPVSEGSEVTVYFYGEGNYKSPSLLYVENEPKGVWYSKDDSEWKEEYSLVGKTPSDTESILTVFHRLSKDYNLGYILPDSASTCFSLPSALFKPSESSGTAAIDISKKPTSGNTDSYTLSNYPGSTITVSKIEDLPDFHRYKHTLNGEDVFSLLCVLYEDNKTVGGIDRIENIRDLSVYYWKYNLETPLFIEITRQNRKKIYYKNLDRDARLNWFGPFTEDVFSENLHTTLVNWNNVLNLVAPIDISVKHGSYCHNEELDKKTIIVSARNLGGELSGFSTSTHNAGDSSHPLNIVSISYKNKRQNGFTFPILDVRNLTVYFGRNSPDRPLLIHIDSDEDVWYRKVLNKDNAWEKDKGLYLSSGNPDVASIKKVLLKLSPASFESDETEEVNASASVAEISSAKPSGNENTDVETKSTEAEDEEDDDVEQDEEDEDDDEDDEEGQGHIPKELKTKDGHYIDEEYSVFVTVIYWLMALIFLLPIFMLIRQMFQTG; this is encoded by the coding sequence ATGGAAATCGCAAAGATTATACTCTTTACGGTGATATACCGCACCCTCTTGATTGTGGATGAGTGTAATGGAGAGAATACTCGGGTCTTCTCCAACTCGAGGGGAGGCTCATATGCATCAAAAAGAGATTCAAATGATCTAGTTCTGGATATTGGCGAAAAAATACATCCAGAAGGAATCATGGTGGAACACGACGGTGATGATATGGCCTTCACCAGGGTACATACTGTAAAAGAACCTTTCAAAATCTTGGAGATTACCTACGGGGACGATGTAGTATGGAAAGCGAATGGAAATGATTCATGGTGTGAAAGTGTATCAACACACTTTCTGAACAAATTTCCATTAGTTGCCATGGTTTATTTGAAAACCAAAAAAGGAAAAATGACAACAGAACTATTCTCCATGCAAGGTGGAAACTGGGTATCTTCAGAAGATAGAAAGTCCATTAAACCAGCTAAAATTGAACTTAGTGGATCAAAAGATGATTCAAATAAAATAGCAGAAATACAAGTCCAAAGATCCATTTTGAGGGATGATTTATTGTTTGGGAACATGGTCCATGTCCACGAGTACGACGAAAAAACATTCCGTAAATCAAAAACTGCCGTACTTGATATATCGGATGTCGATCACGGGGCACTTGATATCACTGTTCATACCGCTGGTAAGTTCACATTTTACGAATTGTCTCCAAAAGTTGGACAtagtttggagaaaatcGTAGAAGGGACAAATCTTGTTTCTGACTTTAAACCTGGTGAAAAATGCGTAAAACTGTGGCACTTCCCAGAGACAAATGTTGCATCAGTGGTTAGGTTAGTTATCGCAAATTCTAGAAAGTTTTATCACAAAGTACTTGtgaaatatggaagaaCATGGGAACCCGTAGGGTTGGATGTCTTTCATTCAATGATAGAAGAAAGTGAAGATGAACACGTTGTATTCGATGCAACCAGAGAAGACGTCCGctccaaattttttgtGACAAATGGAAAGCCTGCTGCCGTTCCATATACAGTATACACAccaaatttacaaataaaGGCTGTAGGAGTATACCATAGTGGTGCACAGATATGGAGAGCTCGACCTAATGAATACTGCATCTGTATCATGGTAGATTATGGTAAGATCCCCTCATATATTAGCATTACTGTGCTGGATCTAAAGGGCGTTAAAGACCTATTCTTTGTTAGAGCTGGTGCCATATGGAAAAATGTCGAACACAACGCATACCCAAGCAAGCATAAGTTACACGTTTATAGCTTTTTCTATAATGCTAACATTACCTACATTTGCAGAAGAATGATAGAAGAGTTGAATAAGGATAGAATTATAGAATATCATCCCCGTGGAGGAGCTTCCCAGTTGAGGACGCATTATGATTACAGGTTCTATAAAAATGCCTCATTCAACACCTCGGTTTTTACGCTAGATGTAAGAGAGGAAGGGTTTATAAAACGTGTAAAGTGCACCTCTAAGGAAGGAACTTTTCCTACGAGGTTGTTTTATGGAAAGGATATAATATGGGAGACTAGGTCACCCAACGAATATTGCAGTGCTGCTGTTGTTTATTTCATTGATGTTTTTCCGGAATTTGCAACGATACACGTTTCCAGGCCGGAACTAAATGAGGTTTTACGCCGTCAAAgaaaagatggtaaatgggtaACTATTTACAAGGATGATTACAAGGAACTCCTCGAAAATCTAGGGGAAACAGATATTGAATCTATCAAATCTAGTGCTAAGGATGATGAGCTTGTTGATGCTGAATTTGAGGACGATAGACTGAATGTATTCCTGGAAGATTCTTCCGTATTTAAAGCAGAAAAAAATTCTGAATATGGAATAACATACATAAAATATACGCCAGGAGGTGGGTTCAAGTTACCTGTCTTATATTCCGAAGATAAGGTTGTGAGGGTACATATTTCTTCTGATTCATATTGTTCTGAGGTTATAATATATTTCGATGAAAACGGGCCAAAACTTGCTTTGGTTCACATTAACGACTCAGATGTTGAAGTTTCAGTTTACCATGAAAATGCTAGTGGTATCTGGAAGAGTATCACCGCACAAAAGTACAAACAGAAGTTTGATgagatgaagaaatcaCCTGGCGTTCCAGAGGAAATAACAGGGCCTCAGTCATGGTTGTTCTCCGCTCCATCTGCGGATGAATCCGAGTCTTTTGGGGATTCCGTACCTAGAAAAGCTGATAGTTCTCTCAATAAACCTACCCAACGAGTAGTACCATTTACTCGCAGAGGTCGACCTAGAACTACTCCAAGACAGCCTATAGAAGACATAATTGATCTTAAGGAGGAGCTTTCTCACAGATATGTGGATATAAAACAAGATGGAGATTACAACATGTTTACAAGGGTGTTCAACGCAATGGACATACTTAAAGTTGTGAGGGTAATGGATGGAGgaaaaaatatttggaagGCAACTGAACACGAAGAGTCATGTTTCAAGATTACAGCTGATTATTTGGGTAGAATTCCGATGTTTGTAACTCTTTATATCAAGAGTTCCAACGATGGAACCATTGTGAAATCACTATCTATCAAGGGTGATCAGTGGGTGGTGATGGATTCCAATCAACCTACTGTAAAGATTAAACACAGAATAGATAAATGTAAAGCAATGAGTAAATCAGAGGAAATTGGATCCTTATTCACTCAAAATTCTGTTTTGCACGACGAATATCTTCTTATATCTTCTTCGTCTGATGATATGGGAAGATCATTTTTATACACCAAAGATAGTGCTGTGTTGAACCTGGAAGATATTGATACAAATGTGTTCATTGTTACATCGTATGGCGATGACACCAACAAAACCTACAAGATTATACCAAACACTAGATATACCATATATATGATTGTTGATGGTCATAAAGATGTTTGGGGATCTGATCAAGGTGATACTTGTGTTGCTGTTTGGTACTTTTCGAGTAGAAAACATGATCCCATGGTTAGGGTACTAATTGTAAACTCCAAAAAGTTCTACCACAAGATTTTCAGGAAGTTCCATAGTAAATGGACTCAAATATGTCTTGATACATACTACCTTAGTTAtgaaaagaaggatgaaCTAAACAATTTTGATATAAACATCAGGGAACCATCAACTGCGTATTACGTTGTGGATGGTAGGCGCTATGGAGTCCCATACAGGCTATTTCTAATGTCTGCACATGTGAAACTTACAAGGATTGTAGATGGGAAAAGCACAATTTGGCATAGTAATACCGGTGAATATTGCAtagactttattataaattaTGGAAAAAGTGTAACATATATAACGGCAACCATATTGCGTAAAAAGGGTGCGCttgttatattcttcataaaggatggaggtAAATGGGCCACTATGGATGAGAAATATTATCTTGACAGATACAAGTTATATAGTTATGACAGTGTTTCTGAGTCTGAGATTAGATCTCAGGAGTTGCTAACTTTGCAAAAAACTGGGCCTGTTACCTTATATCTCGATGATGTAGATACATCCATTTTCACAGAAGAGCAGCTAATGGATGGAGATATTTCTTGCTTTAAATACATTTGTAAGAGCGGGACACAGATTTCAAAAATTGTAAGTTATAATGATGTTATATGGGAAGTTTTATCTGAGGATGATTACTGCACAGAGACAACCGTTCACTTTTATGAAATGGAACCTCAGTTTGTTCATCTGGAGTATAAAGATTCTAAGAACTCTAGTATTAATGTATACCGTCTCAGGGAATATGGTTCCTGGGTTCCTGCTATGCCTATAAGATATGAATCACTTCTTCACGAATTCAAAAATGATATTGAAAGAGTTGAGCTGAATATTGTTGATGTGGATGAAGAAGTGTTCAATTTATCATCTGTAACAAGGGGGAGTGCTAGTCGCCAAGTAATTTCCATGAAGCCTAATTATCGTCTAGATTCAGTTTGTTATGGTACAAATAGGTTCTGGAAATCTGAGTCTGGTGAATATTGCAAAAGAGCATTTGTCTATCTTGAGGGTAAGTATCCTCATCTGTGCAGTCTCATCATTTCACGCTTTAACGAATCTGAAACTCTCTATTTCCGTAATATAAATCTTAACTTTGAACCTGTTAAGAAATATGAGTATGATGAGATTCTTGAGGACATGAAGGCTGGCAAATTTCTTCCAAAAGCAAAGTCTGAGTCAGATGGATTAAACACTAGAGACAAAGCATCTATTCATTCTGAGGCTTACGACTGTACTTTAAATATACTCGACTTACTTGACAATAAAATGGTCGAAAGCACGGCTATGTATCTTGATTCAGTATATACCACACTTTTATTTCCAAAGAAATCAACTAATATTGTCAGAATTATTGAGGAACATGATGTTATTTGGGAATCTAAAAACCAggaaaaatgtgtatacGTCATGTGCCATCACCATAATAATAATATTTACCTAATAGACGTTCTCAAAGAAACTCCCTCTGAATTGAAGCACAAGTTTTTCTGGAAAACCCCTACTGATTCATGGAAGAAACTTGATACAGATTATGGTAAAAAATTGGGGAATTCTAGGGTTAGCATTGTTTCCAACGATAGGCCTATCCTGAACATCAGGAGTTCAAAAAATTACAAATGTAAATTAGTAGAATTTGATTATCACGGTCTTCCCGCTCAAATCCACATACCTCAGCGTGTTTGTGTTAATCAGATTGTTGATAATGGAACTGTTGTATTTAAGGGGACATGGGAAAGATGTATAATGGTCATGCATCACACATATGGAACTAATGAATTCCTGTATTTGGTAACATTGAACAATTTTGACGCCCTTAAGATTCACTACTATCTCAAAAGGGCCGATAGTTGGAAATCTGTGGATTCTATCGAGTATAATCAGCTTCTATCAATGTTAATTCAGTCtaaaaaggaaaatgagCCGTCTCATAACACTAGCCATATGGATACTGGTGCGCTTGGCCCCAAGGTACAGAGTTCTACGTCATATACAGGTGATCCTGCCATAACCGTGGATCTTTCACAGACAAACGTAGTAAATGAAGTATGTAGTTACGACGTGAAGAAAGATCTTAAAATTTACGTGAAGAGATCTGTTGAGGGGAATGATTTTTACAGATATACTCATAAACTCGATGGTGAAAGAAGACCTTTCACGTTGTTTTCTCTTATGTTTGGGGAACATAAAACTTCTGGAATTGGAAGAATTAATGGTATCACAACATTATCAGTGTTTTACTGGAAGTTTGCTCCGGATGTACCGCTGCTTATAGAGATGAAAAAGGTCGATGGAAGAGCCTTTTATTATTCTAACGTGGGTGATAGCTACAAGTGGAAAAGAATAGAAGAGGATAATTCTAAACTTCAAAGTGCTCAGATCATTGGTACACTGAGAAAGTTGAGCAAAAAACTTAATGGTTCTCTGAGTGGTGATACATCTGACACGGTCATTACTACCTCACATACGGAAACTTCATATAAAGCACTATTCCCAGGATACACTCTTTATAGTAAGACTTATCCTGCGGATGTATTGAGTGCCCAATGCGATGAGGAGCTACCCGTTAGCGAAGGGTCAGAAGTAACTGTATATTTCTATGGCGAGGGAAACTACAAGAGCCCATCTCTGTTGTATGTAGAAAATGAGCCTAAAGGTGTATGGTATAGTAAGGATGATAgtgaatggaaagaagagTATAGTCTGGTGGGGAAAACACCTTCAGATACGGAAAGTATTTTGACTGTTTTCCATCGTCTTTCCAAGGACTATAATTTGGGATATATACTTCCTGATTCAGCCAGCACATGCTTCTCTCTTCCAAGTGCCTTGTTTAAGCCCTCAGAATCGTCTGGAACTGCGGCtattgatatttcaaagaaACCTACAAGTGGAAATACTGATTCTTATACACTTTCAAATTATCCTGGATCCACCATAACCGTCTCTAAAATTGAGGATCTCCCAGATTTCCACAGATATAAACACACTTTAAATGGAGAAGACGTCTTTTCGCTTTTGTGTGTCTTATACGAAGATAACAAAACTGTGGGTGGAATTGACAGAATTGAGAATATTCGTGATTTGTCCGTATACTATTGGAAGTATAACCTTGAGACCCCTTTGTTTATTGAGATTACTAGGCAAAATAGAAAGAAGATATACTATAAGAACCTTGATAGAGATGCTCGTCTTAATTGGTTCGGACCCTTTACTGAGGATGTATTCTCTGAAAATCTACACACCACTCTGGTAAATTGGAATAATGTATTGAATCTGGTTGCTCCAATAGATATATCAGTTAAGCATGGTTCATACTGCCATAACGAAGAACTCGATAAAAAAACAATTATTGTCTCTGCTAGGAATCTTGGAGGGGAGCTTTCCGGTTTCAGCACTTCAACCCACAATGCTGGAGACTCTAGTCACCCATTGAACATTGTGTCAATAAGctacaaaaataaaaggcaAAATGGCTTTACATTTCCAATATTGGATGTAAGGAACTTGACTGTTTACTTTGGAAGAAATTCTCCAGATCGTCCTCTTCTTATACACATTGAttctgatgaagatgtaTGGTATAGGAAAGTCTTGAATAAAGATAATGCATGGGAAAAGGATAAGGGGTTGTATCTGTCATCCGGCAACCCAGATGTTGCCAGTATCAAGAAGGTTCTGCTCAAACTATCTCCTGCATCTTTTGAATCTGATGAGACTGAAGAAGTGAATGCAAGCGCTAGTGTTGCAGAAATATCTAGTGCTAAGCCTAGTGGAAATGAAAACACAGATGTTGAAACAAAGTCCACAGAAgctgaggatgaagaagatgacGATGTTGAACAAGATGAGGAGGATGAGGACGACGACGAAGACGATGAAGAGGGACAAGGACATATACCAAAGGAACTCAAGACTAAGGATGGCCACTATATAGACGAAGAGTATAGTGTCTTTGTTACTGTTATTTACTGGTTGATGGCTCTAATATTCTTACTTCCAATATTTATGCTTATAAGACAAATGTTCCAAACTGGATGA
- a CDS encoding hypothetical protein (encoded by transcript BEWA_022210A) codes for MSILRYRPRGGVQHYPGTSEIKRGEVLSNFRFFNLTYATELQYKRLKIGNWPPPDSSPLHPIEPWGKQFFVFNTLQEGKPETLLCVADHSRKPLMYLRREDFQVLASIFESIKGELDRLNNVPREPDGTFDMQRLEYDRPRYAMQRMKTGAHSSHTIMRSTHRAKK; via the exons ATGAGTATTTTGAGGTATAGGCCTAGGGGAGGCGTTCAGCACTATCCAGGTACC TCCGAAATAAAGCGTGGAGAGGTATTGTCGAATTTTCGTTTCTTTAATCTCACATACGCTACAGAGCTGCAATATAAGCGCCTGAAAATCGGAAATTGGCCTCCTCCGGACTCTTCACCCCTGCATCCG ATTGAGCCCTGGGGGAAGCAGTTTTTCGTGTTCAACACTCTTCAGGAAGGAAAG CCAGAGACACTTTTATGCGTGGCAGACCACTCTAGAAAACCTCTAATGTACTTGAGACGTGAAGACTTTCAGGTTCTG GCTTCCATCTTTGAGAGCATAAAGGGCGAGCTGGATCGATTAAACAATGTGCCAAGG GAACCCGACGGAACGTTTGACATGCAAAGGCTGGAGTATGATCGTCCCAGATACGCAATGCAGAGAATGAAAACGGGAGCACACAGCTCACATACAATCATGAGAAGCACCCACAGAGCAAAGAAGTAG